In Humulus lupulus chromosome 7, drHumLupu1.1, whole genome shotgun sequence, the following are encoded in one genomic region:
- the LOC133789444 gene encoding germin-like protein subfamily 1 member 17 isoform X3 produces MKGVHFLLTLAVLALASSIASASDPSPLQDFCVKVDDPHKALFVNGKFCKDPKLAKAEDFFFYGLNVPRDTNNPVGSTVTQLNVDKIPGLNTLGITLVRIDYAPYGQNPPHTHPRGSEILVVVQGTLYVGFVSSNQDGNRLFTKVLKEGDVFVFPIGMIHFQFNPEHAPAVAFAGLSSQNAGTITIANSVFGSNPAINPDVLAKAFQVDNNVIDKLQKQFWYGNDN; encoded by the exons ATGAAAGGTGTTCATTTCCTTCTTACACTTGCTGTCTTGGCTTTGGCAAGCTCCATAGCCTCTGCCTCTGACCCAAGCCCTCTCCAAGATTTTTGTGTTAAAGTAGATGACCCCCACAAAGCTT TGTTTGTGAATGGGAAATTTTGCAAGGATCCCAAGCTTGCCAAGGCTGAGGATTTCTTCTTCTATGGACTTAACGTTCCAAGAGACACTAACAACCCTGTTGGATCTACTGTGACACAATTGAATGTGGACAAGATCCCAGGACTCAACACTCTTGGAATAACTTTGGTTCGCATTGACTATGCACCATATGGCCAGAACCCACCTCACACTCATCCTCGTGGCTCTGAAATCCTAGTTGTTGTCCAGGGAACTCTCTACGTGGGCTTTGTGTCGTCGAACCAAGATGGAAACCGTCTATTTACCAAGGTTTTGAAAGAGGGAGATGTGTTTGTGTTCCCAATAGGTATGATTCACTTCCAGTTCAATCCAGAACATGCTCCAGCAGTTGCCTTTGCTGGTCTGAGCAGCCAAAACGCGGGAACCATTACCATTGCAAACTCGGTGTTTGGATCAAATCCTGCCATTAACCCTGATGTCCTTGCCAAGGCTTTCCAAGTTGACAATAATGTGATTGATAAACTCCAGAAGCAATTTTGGTATGGCAACGACAACTAA
- the LOC133789444 gene encoding germin-like protein subfamily 1 member 16 isoform X2 — translation MKGVHFLLTLAVLALASSIASASDPSPLQDFCVKVDDPHKALFVNGKFCKDPKLAKAEDFFFYGLNVPRDTNNPVGSTVTQLNVDKIPGLNTLGITLVRIDYAPYGQNPPHTHPRGSEGMIHFQFNPEHAPAVAFAGLSSQNAGTITIANSVFGSNPAINPDVLAKAFQVDNNVIDKLQKQFWYGNDN, via the exons ATGAAAGGTGTTCATTTCCTTCTTACACTTGCTGTCTTGGCTTTGGCAAGCTCCATAGCCTCTGCCTCTGACCCAAGCCCTCTCCAAGATTTTTGTGTTAAAGTAGATGACCCCCACAAAGCTT TGTTTGTGAATGGGAAATTTTGCAAGGATCCCAAGCTTGCCAAGGCTGAGGATTTCTTCTTCTATGGACTTAACGTTCCAAGAGACACTAACAACCCTGTTGGATCTACTGTGACACAATTGAATGTGGACAAGATCCCAGGACTCAACACTCTTGGAATAACTTTGGTTCGCATTGACTATGCACCATATGGCCAGAACCCACCTCACACTCATCCTCGTGGCTCTGA AGGTATGATTCACTTCCAGTTCAATCCAGAACATGCTCCAGCAGTTGCCTTTGCTGGTCTGAGCAGCCAAAACGCGGGAACCATTACCATTGCAAACTCGGTGTTTGGATCAAATCCTGCCATTAACCCTGATGTCCTTGCCAAGGCTTTCCAAGTTGACAATAATGTGATTGATAAACTCCAGAAGCAATTTTGGTATGGCAACGACAACTAA
- the LOC133789444 gene encoding germin-like protein subfamily 1 member 20 isoform X1 — protein MKGVHFLLTLAVLALASSIASASDPSPLQDFCVKVDDPHKASVFVNGKFCKDPKLAKAEDFFFYGLNVPRDTNNPVGSTVTQLNVDKIPGLNTLGITLVRIDYAPYGQNPPHTHPRGSEILVVVQGTLYVGFVSSNQDGNRLFTKVLKEGDVFVFPIGMIHFQFNPEHAPAVAFAGLSSQNAGTITIANSVFGSNPAINPDVLAKAFQVDNNVIDKLQKQFWYGNDN, from the exons ATGAAAGGTGTTCATTTCCTTCTTACACTTGCTGTCTTGGCTTTGGCAAGCTCCATAGCCTCTGCCTCTGACCCAAGCCCTCTCCAAGATTTTTGTGTTAAAGTAGATGACCCCCACAAAGCTT CAGTGTTTGTGAATGGGAAATTTTGCAAGGATCCCAAGCTTGCCAAGGCTGAGGATTTCTTCTTCTATGGACTTAACGTTCCAAGAGACACTAACAACCCTGTTGGATCTACTGTGACACAATTGAATGTGGACAAGATCCCAGGACTCAACACTCTTGGAATAACTTTGGTTCGCATTGACTATGCACCATATGGCCAGAACCCACCTCACACTCATCCTCGTGGCTCTGAAATCCTAGTTGTTGTCCAGGGAACTCTCTACGTGGGCTTTGTGTCGTCGAACCAAGATGGAAACCGTCTATTTACCAAGGTTTTGAAAGAGGGAGATGTGTTTGTGTTCCCAATAGGTATGATTCACTTCCAGTTCAATCCAGAACATGCTCCAGCAGTTGCCTTTGCTGGTCTGAGCAGCCAAAACGCGGGAACCATTACCATTGCAAACTCGGTGTTTGGATCAAATCCTGCCATTAACCCTGATGTCCTTGCCAAGGCTTTCCAAGTTGACAATAATGTGATTGATAAACTCCAGAAGCAATTTTGGTATGGCAACGACAACTAA